The sequence CCTTATTGATTGAGAACTTTGTGCGACAAACACTCATCAACATTAACACTTGGGATAAACAAATACACTACTTTTTTGTTCAACCAGTTGAAAccaattatttttctatttgcCTGCATCTCCCATAATTAGTTTCAACTGGTTGATCATAAAAGTTATGGGCAAATATCCCAATACAGATCTTCAGAAAGGACTTTTTCCATTTATTATTACAATTTTCCACGGTGAGAACATTTGATTGGCATTCCCACATGCGGAGAAACTTCTTCCAAATCATTTGTGGGGAGAAAAAACAATCAAACATCTATAAAAGGTACTTACATCGCCCCAGCTTGTGAGGAGAATAATCTGAGACCTGTCAACTTTTGAAGATCTTGTCTAAACCCAGAAAAGACAACCTGAAAGAAACAGATAAGAACAGGAAGATAAGCAAGACCACAGGCACAGCAGAACACCACGCTTCTAAATAAATGGAGGAAATATAGAGTGGTGCCGGCATGAAAATTCAGGAAGCAACAACATTTATTCAGGAAAAGAGTGACCAACTATATTCCAACAAATTGACAAGTGCAAAGTTTGAAGAACGAAACAAGCAGGCTCTAGCATCCAAGTTACAGAGGAGTCAAGTTAGAAAGGTTGAATAATTTAAACACAGATCTGCAGATGATGCAACTTCCAGAATGAGAACGACAAGGTGAAGAGGCCAACACTGATATAAAGACAAAAACAATAAAGAGAAGTGTgatgaaatacaaaataatcacCATTTACATAGTTAGTGTAACCATTTACTCTAGATTACATGGCTGGGATAGCTGACAGGTAATAACTCACAAGAAGCAGACATTTAAACACAAATTGAAATGCATCTTTCAGCTGATACTTGACTGACATAATATGGAAGGAGGGCTTAAATGACCTTTGAGACAGCAAATTAATTTGCTGTTAACTATGACCAATTAAAGATCATATGATCAACCTTATAAGATGGTAACCTATTGCTGTTGCTACTTAGGAAAGAGAGAAAAGGCCACCGGCCCTAGAAAGTAATGGGAGTGACACATGACATATTACCATAATAGTAAAAAGGGAAATGATGAAGAAAGAGCGCAAGTGCATTTGAACTCTATAAAAGTTGGCAAATGtgaattttaaaaaacacaAGTAATTTTAGACAGTTCTCATTCATTTTGGAATATCAGCTGACTGCTTAATGGTGGAGTAAATCAAGTAGATGCTATGGTCAGTAGTACTTCAAAGGTTAAGCTTACCTACATCGAGGACGTCAACCGATATTATAAAAGATGCCAATATGCGCTCGATGTGAGGGACAACTCCTAGCAGCTGTCACCAAAAAGGTTGCTGGACACAGTCAAATTGAGAAACAGAAGAACAAAGTCAATACTCACATGTTACAGttgaaaatcaaacaaacaagaaaaactTTTTAGCTGAAATTCTGTAAAAACTTGAAGATGAACAAAACATGCACGCCCTTAGCAGCTTCAAAGAGCCTTCTCAAGAAAGCCCTATAATCTGCAGACCACATTCCTTCACATCACTGATAACAATGTACCAAAATGACAAAGTAGTATAAAAGTTTCTCACAAGACTTTCAACAAATAAACATTGTTCTTCATACAAAACATGCACGTTCTTAGCAGCTTATGTACAAAAATGACAACGTAGTATAAAAGTTTCTCACAAGACTTTCAACAATAAACATTGTTTTTCATTGTATATTTAATTTCCCATTTCAGTTCTTCTCACTCAAAAAACTCTTCAAATCTTTCCCACCAGCCTCCCGTTATTACACTATTCCATGTAGCTTAGCTGATTTTCATGGACTgcttccttttttaaaaaaagagaaggcAATAGTTCCATGAACAATCCTTAAGTTTCTGATAGTTATCCATCAAAATCCTGTCAAAATGATGGAACCCTATCAGACTATCAGATGACATAATAAAGCTTAACACAAGATAACCTGGGGTAAACTCATGAAAAGGTAAGCAGAAGGcatcttcttgttttctttcttttgtttgtttttatggCCAGTTTTCTTTTCTCAAAATGAGGGAGCTTATAACCTGAAGAAATTAGAGGGACACATGTAATGCTTCTCATGCTAATGATGAATTGAACTAAAGATCTTAGAAATGCAGGTCTCATAAGTTTGTAAACTAAAGGGTTCCTTCCTGTTAATTCCACAAATGACACATTTGTGAACTTATCAAAACAGGCTAACAAAACTACCAGATTGGGTAGTTGTTTGGAGCTTCTCACCTTACAGAAACGACGATGACCATGATGCTTGAGCTTGATTTAAATATGCTGAAGCAATCTTCTCAAGTCCTGAAGCAATTAAAGGGAACAACGATTCACATGTCGCTAAAGCAGTGCCAACGGAACtaggtaatttttttaaattaaacagCCACTGGGATATCCAAACTTGTCCGGAATGGTACAAATTGCTTTGAAGGTGATAAATCAGGATTCAAGTCTTTTGATGGAATGAGCCTTACTTTATAAGCTTCCTTTACCATCCCAGCTTTTAGAAGGCATGATGTCAAGCAACTTACTGTGATATCATCTGGGACACAACCCAAAGACAGCATCTTATCAAAAATGGCCAAAGCTTCAAGCATTCTTCCTTTCATGCAATGCCCAAGAATGAGAATGGTGAAGGTGATTTTATCATGGCAGCACCCTTTGCTCTCCATTTCTGCAGCAATGACATTTGCTTCGCTCAAATTACCAGCCTTGCAAAACCCATCAAGCACAGGGTTGTATAGAAATGGTTGGGGGACAATATCATCCCTCGATTTCAATTGCCTCAATAATTCCCGAGCTTCATTTAATCTATTCTCCTTGCTCAAAGCACTGATAAGAACAGAATACGTATACAAGTTTGGAGACAAATTTCTACTGTTCATGTCATCCCATAGCTTTAAGCCCTGATCCACTTCTCCAGTCCGACAATAACCGTCAACGAGAGAAGTGAAGGTAACAACATCCGGAGGGTAACCAACAGCACACATCTTTCCATACATTTTTATAGCAGAAAACATGTCTCCTATCTTGCCAAAACCATTAATAAGAATGTTAAAAGTAACTAGATTTGGACTAATACCATAAGAAATCATTTCATCCATCAGATTTATAGCCTCATCCATCCTGCCCAACTTGCAGTAACCAGAGATAAGAGAAGTATATGTCACAACATCAGGTGACAGTCCATCTTGTAACTGAAGATTTCCTAACAGACCTTGCGCTCTGTTTACTTGACCAACAGCACACAACCCATTTATAAGAGTGTTATAAGTAACAGTATCAGGGGAACAACCAAAACTTCCCATGTCATTGAAAAACTCAAATGCCTTGTCAACTCCTCCAACTCGACAAAGCCCACGAATCACAGTGTTAAAAGTGCAGGTATCTGGGAACAATCTATCTGACCTCAAAATATGATGTTTGAAAAAATCAACAGCTTCATCTACCCTACTTCGTTTCATTAACAAACTCAAAAGACTATTATGTACAAAAGGCCTAACAATACTACCTTCCTCCCTACCTAACTCAGCTTGtgaaatcaaaatttctttGGCAATCTCAAACTTGCCCGCATTTGCAAGTGCTAATACAACACTTTCCAAAATCGAATTTTCTAGTAAATACCCATCAGCTTTCATATACTTAAACACTAACATAGCGGAATCGTGAAATCCCATCTGAGAAAGTGACCTCAAAAGCAAATTAAAACTCCCAATACAATGAACAAGATTCAGATTGATCCTAGTACACTGTAAAAAACGAAATGCCAATCTCGGGTTATTCAAATTGGTATTAATATGGTGAATAACGGTGAAAGCAATATGTGGGTCCAAATTTTGACGAAAATAATCAGAACCGAATACATCAAGCGATTGAGAATGGTGAAAACAGAGGAGACATACAACTTTTGTAAACCAAACCGCTTCAGGTCCAGGTCCAGGTCCGTATGATGGGATAGATTTTGAAGAAGTGAGACCATGAAATCGAGCAATGAGGAAGATATTGGACGCCCGTTGAACCCACAAGGGCATTATCTCCAGTCGCCGATAGTAGTGATTTGAATCGATCTTAGATTTAGAACCCGTTTTTTAGTCATACCATTTCCGGTACCGGAGGTGATAATATATATTGAGGTTTAGGGTTTTGGAGGAGGAGACGGCGGCCGGAAAAAAGACTCAGTGGCGTCAATGATAAACGCAGGCTAATGTTAAATGTTAAACGGAGTGTGACAATCCCTGATCcctacttctttattttcccaTTCTACTctcctctttcttttttctttttttttaaaattccctAAAAAATAGTTTTCGATGTCTCACGTACTACAATTTAAATAGATTTTCacatctttatattttttcttgtaaaatgtaaatataattttttttttaaatgtgatgAACTACTAAACTAAACCAATGGATGTTTGCCATGagtattttaaagaaaaaatatatatttttatagtggaaaatataatattttttgtttttggaaatTAAGTTGTGTTTGGCTACAAAACaaaattagaattatttttttaaaatatgagtaatttaaagtgaaaataattttttgttcgaAGTCTAGCTCCATAAAAAAGAGAGATCAAATATCTCATTATCTCTTGATAATATTTCCAAACTATAACAATTTTACACtaaattatgtttgtttgataaTATGTTCAATGCATTTATTATTATGATTCgaacatttttatttaacttttgcTTGTGatctttgtttttgttatttttactaCTTTTTTTTGGGCTATTTTTATCTTGACATGAGGATATTGGAGACTATTGTCCTATCTCTGAGGTACATATATACAGTTTCACATCtcattttgtaaaattatattcaatatgttattgttatatatattctACCAACAATATAATTAGGGTATTTTCGTTTATTTTATGCATCTATTGTgtaatcaaaaaattaatattagtaTATGGTTGTAatgtatcttttaaaaattaacagTGCATAGATTATGTAATGTTATAATTAACAATAGAAGGTCTATTGAATTGCTTTATTTTCGTATTAAAAATATTAGCTTGAAGATTATTAGTTCATATATTGCGTAAAATAGTGCAAttcttttaaattaagtttaacatatgttataaaaattgaaataataatcatactatatatataaaaatattttatttaataacgTGTGTTCGCTCAATTGACTTTGATAATGAACTTTGACTTTTTACGTCATAAGAAAAATTAACCCATAACATAATAATCAATTCTCGATATCGGACGAACTTATTAAACTTGTATTCACACTtccttttaataaattattggAAGAACATATTAACCCACTTCAATCAACTTTAGTTGGCATCATTTAATTATAAtgtaaaatttagaaaataaatacattttttttataaaattatttgtacaaaaaatttcattaattaaaaatatcaccacaaaagaaaaatgaaaattatataaatacccCTTTCTTCCTTAAAAACCCTGTAGTGCTTCTGTTTTCCCTAAAACCCAGAAGAAGGGGAGTTGCCCTTCTCAAATGGCGGTCGACAAGAACAAGTTAGAGGAAGAAGCGTTAAGTTTACGCTTTTATAAAATTGTTCTCAGTTGGGATTACCTTCGTCTCATCAAAGAATCCGATgtaatttttactaattttttttgcaatttcTTGTTTTGTATTTCAATGTAGGTTTTAATATCTTTCTTTATGTTTAGCGGAAGAAGGGTAAATGGGATGATGACAACGCTCTTGTTCTGAAAAAAGCAAAGAATTCGTATAAAGATGTTCAAGATTATCTTGCAACATTCGAACCTCTTTTATTTGAAGAAGTTAAAGCTCAAATAATACAAGGGAaaaaagatgatgaagaagGTACTTCTTCTTTGTTCTTGTTATTGGTTATCTAACCCCATATTGTTAATGTGTTTAGGATtttaccaaaaagaaaaagaagaacacATTTAAGTGATTCTTGCCCCAAGATTTTGCTCTTTCTTCCCCACTCCTTAGTTTTCTTTTACCTTCCTCTTCCCCTTATACTGAATAgtattatattcttttttttcgtgtttttgagtttattttGGGTTTGGATATGGACAATTAAGACGAAGTTGATGTGTATGTGGATTTTCATGAAAAGAACCATACTAAGAAAACAACAACGCCGTAAtctcaaaaaaattcaagaccGACAAGAACTATCtgttaaaaaatttgaagattttgaaCTAATTTCGGGTTGAAGCACAGTAGTAGTTTTTCTTGTTGTGTTCATTGTTGGGCAGCCTTATAGAGGTGTTAGTAGATGAAAGGAAGGATGATTCTGTGCACTTGTTGACATGAACTTATGCAAGTGTTATTGGATTTCCATTACAACTATATGGACTCAAGAACTACTAATACTATTATAATTACTCTTTTGCCTTTAAAACTAGAGAATGACTAATATTTTCACaatttatcacataaattgcAGTTTCATATACATAAAAGCTTATATAGGTGTATCTTCAAAAtccattttatcattttatttggtTGACTTCTGCATTCATGTGCTTAGCATATTTGTGCTTGGGAATTGTAGAGACACTTTGGATGAAGGCAGTAACAGTAGGGTGCAGTGAGATTGACGGATTTCACTTTCCAATGATTTCATGCAGTGATGCTGAATCAATACAACAGAATGATCTGTTGTTACTTTCAAATAAGGAGGTACTCTATTTCTGTAAACTTTCTTTGTGCTTTTCAGTTGTTCACTTTTAATGAGTCCGAAATACGTGTTGAAAAAATTGTGTCCCCATGCCATGCTACTTAATTTTAAATACAAGCATTATAATGTGATCATCGTACATTGTTGTTTTCTTTATGAGGTATTTTGAttgtctaaaataaaaaattttcttcaatatttgGGTGCTTGTGGCGAAATGTTTGCAGTTTGGAGATGGTAAGAGACTCCCAACTGCATATGCGTTTGCGTTGGTTGAGGATCGTCGACCAGACAAAATAAGACTTCGGATGCACCTTAGCGGAGAGGTCAAACAATTGAATACACAGGAAATTGAAGCTTGCTCTAGGCTTTTGAGTATGCGTCCTCTTGTTACAGAAAATGCGAAGCTTTTGCATGTTCTCAAGGTACCCCGACATAACTTCTAAATTCTTGTCAAATTTCTTTGTGATTCTACCTTACGTCTTTTCTTATATGTGGTTAATATGTAACACTTGGGCTGAGTTTATTATACTTTCTGGATGAAGCTCCAGTCTGAAAAAGGAGATGTTGAGCCTGTGTAgatcaaacttaaaaaattgagctaaatcaaattcaaaaggATACTGAAGGAATTAATGCTATGCCTGATTTTGGTTCTTTATGTACGAAAACTGTGTTAAGTCGCAGTAGATATGCTCTATGTTTATTTATGTTAGTTCAATCATGTTAAGTTAGTCATGGTGAAGATGAATCAGTTCCCCGCATCACGCATGTTTAAAGCAAGCACAGCATATTCAGATGATGTGCAGCGTAGTTGTTGAGACATGCTAATTCATTTGTCTGCTTCAGTTTTAATATCACCAAGTAAACAAAAAGTACCAGTTCCTACAAAGTTGAAATTGGTACTgcttttaaagaagaaaataaagtatTGTATACTCTTCTGAAGTGATTTATCTTTTTTACATGTGTGCTTCAATTTGCAGATATGCAGTTTATCAACGATAGCCCGTGAATATGTTGCTCTGCGGTCAGTAAGCTCCCTCCCATTTAAGGATTTGATACTATCAGCAGCTGATAGCAATCGTTCTACAGAAGATCAAGCCTGGAAAATATCTAGACCCTTGAAGGAATTTCTTGAAAGCAATCACAACAAGTCTCAGCTTGATGCTATTAATGTGAGTTTCTAAAACAACTTTATCATAATATGCAGTAAGCACTTttctaatatattatttttttacataagCGCGTGTGCGCACacatatataaatgtatatatgcTGTCTATACCAACTCAGTGCTTCTGTACCCCTTGATGACCTATTAATAGTTCTCAGTCATGTAAAACTTAGCATACATTTTTCTCATTCAACATTTCTCTTTGCAGGCAGGGCTTTCACGGAAAACTTTTGTGTTGATACAGGTTTGACTTATCCATTTATTTTCTAGGCTGTATAAACGAAATAGGCCTTTTCTTAATAATGCTCTTTCAAGTGTAGTATTTTGTGATTTATGTACGTATGCATCTCGAAAAGCCATGACGAGTGGAGCTGCTCCGTGctcaattatttgtttttatttactCCATGAAGAATACTTTAATGTATCAAAATTACCACAAAAAGAGATTAGtgtataaaacttaaaaagGCAGTGGTTGGTATTCAAGTTAATCTAGTCTCATTGATGCTTCTTAACCAAATAGTCGGAACTTTAATAAAGTTAAGTATTTAACAAAGTTCATTACTTTAGGGTCCACCAGGGACTGGAAAAACACAAACCATACTTGGGATTCTCAGTGCCATTTTGCATGCAACTCCTTCTAGAGTACACTCCAACAGGTATgccacttattttttttatcactaggatgtatttatattagaaaaagaaGTCTGGTTGTTGCTATGACATATTGCCTTCGACGAGAAACATTAAGGGCTCACCTTTATTCAGTTTATCTGTATATAATACAAAGTTTACCTAATGGAAAGGATAACCCATTCTCTTTTATCTACTGAATTTGTGCAGGGTGAAGTTGAGCAGTGTAAAACGTGGACCAGAATTATCCATGTCAGACAAGTATGTCTACAGAACATACGTGAACTCctgtttatatttataaatacgGGCTGATTGATTTACTTATCTAAAAATGAACATTGTCTTGATGTATCTACGTATATTTACCAGCCATACATGTGTATATGCAGTCTTTTAAGCTCTACATGATGAAAGGATTAAGTGGAAAATCGGGTGATAAAATCTTCATTAACTCTGTAATCCTCAAGCATATTAAAATGACACAGTAGAAACCATTGTGTGCATCATtttgtttatcaagttgtggcACCATATCTAGAAGCAAGATCCTTTGACTGTGGAGATGAAGCTAATTATATATACACTTGTTAACTGATTATTGTGAAGATCCAACATCTCCTTTCTTTCTGGATGGATGGAGAACCTGGGCGGAAGAGGGTGtattcttttgaattttattggCTGAGTGATATCCTCAAAAAAGTTTTATTGGCTGAGTGATCTATACAGTTTATAGGTGTATTTGTGGGCTGTTGACAACTTGTCTCCCCTATTTTACCAATGCTTCTTCGAGATACATgtataatatgaataaattCAAAGTTAAGAATTGTGATAAGGGTTCCTTTTCCAGATCTCTTTAAGACTGTTTGAACTTTGCAGATACAAACACTGGGCAAAAGCATCTCCATGGTTAGGTGGGACTAATCCTCTAGATCAAGAAATGCCAATAGATGGGGATGATGGGTTTTTTCCTACATCTGGCAATGACTTGGTATGTTTGATGTTGTACATCGTAATGATAtgagaaatttaaatttgtgcCCTCTTACACTAAACTATTTTTCTAGAAACCAGAAGTGGTCAATTCCAGTCGGAAGTATCGTGTTCGTGTTCTAGTTTGTGCTCCATCAAATTCTGCGCTCGACGAGATTGTATTGCGGATTCTAAACACTGGTACGCTCTTTTTTATGTACGAATTTCTTCTCACACAAGTTGTGGTGGTGTTGCTATGATGAATATCATTACCTGATTGTTGAATTACAAAATTATAGGACACTTCTCTGCACTTTTTGTGCTTTTACAACATGAAATTTCTATTATTCTGAAAATTGCCTGAAGAAGATCTGTTCACTGATCTTATATCAGTCACTTTGAAGCTTTTTGTATCTGTTCACTTGTGAATGAAATAGATATAACATACAACAATGTGATAACTAAGTCGATGAGTGCTATGAGAAATGTCGGTATACTTAAATTTGCTTAACCAGCCTTACATTAGGGGTTACTCAAGGGAATGCAGTCATCAGTAAACCTGTAAGAACTCTTTACACTAGGCTGTATCACCCAAATGCAATGTTAATCTAAGTAAAGAATTGAAGTCAAATTTACCTTTTCCTCATCTTCTCTTTTTAAATTATAACACAGGAAAAAATATAGCGACTTCTTATCCTGTGCTAGCAATAGCCTTCTCAGGTAAAAAATTAGATGTCAGATTTATGCCCTGGTCCCTTTTCATAAGTTATGATGTGTGATGGGTACGAGAACTGTAGTCCAAGCAGCATGCAAATATTGGCAGAGGAAGCATAGGCGTTTAGACAGAAGTTTTGAGCAAAGTGCTGGGCAGATCATTCCTGTAGTAGCAATATACTGTAGTTTGAGCTAATGGAGGTTGTTTCTAGgatatcataatataatgtaGAATAAGCTTGCACTTTAAGGTAATAAGCTTAAATGTGGGAAAATCTGAAAGAGAATCTACAGCTTTTCTAAGACTCAAAGTTGCAACAAAGTGATGAAATTGCAGCCCGCCGAAGCAAACACTTGAGCATTAGAGAATCATCACAAGGGTTTGGAAGAAATCAGCAACACAAACAAAACCCTCTGTAGTATCACTTATCATCTAACAATCATAGCCTATGATCTTGCAGGATTGGAAGACTCACAAAAAGGAATTCTTTACCTACGATGGTTTTTGTTCCAACTTTAAAGGTGACTTGGAAAagataacataattttttttattgagagATATGATATGAACTATAGGAAAAAATGAGATGCTCTGTCTCTTCTCAATAGATTTTACTTCTGCATGTATGTATTTGTTTAATTAGCTTATGTAATCAGCAGTAAAGCTCGATGCCCACATTTTATCGTCTTATGAAAGGAAATCACAAACAATCTTGTGCTCGGAATGTCTTCTGCTGCAAAATTGAATTTATGACTATCACTTTCAGGTCCTTATAAAAAGGATTATTGATTTCAGGTATCCGGGATGAAAATGACCGTGCATACAGTCCTAAAATAGTACGAATCGGTCTTAAAGCTCATCATTCAGTGCAGGCAGTCTCCATGGATTACCTGGTCTGTACCTTGCACTTGTCTCTCATTATTCTAGAGATTCCAGTGCCAATTGCAGGTGTTCACCTGGTAGGTTTATGTGTATGTAGGTAGAACAAAGACTGTCCGGCATGGACTCACAAATTGGTGATAGGCAGAAGCAAGGAGGGCCTGGGAAAGATAAAGACAGCATTCGTGCTTCTATTCTGGATGAGGCTGTAATTGTATGCCAGTTGGACCTTTTTCTATGGCTAACAAAAGTCCACACAATGTCAGTTGGACCTTCTTTTTATAACTACCTAAAGCCAGCCAATGACTAACCTATTATGATGTGCAGGTGTTCTCCACTCTTAGCTTTAGTGCTTCTCCTGTTTTCACTAAATTGAATCGTGGTTTTGACGTTGTTATAATAGATGAAGCTGCTCAAGCTGTAAGTTTCTGTGTTCTCTATAATCCTGGATAGAATCTAATGATTATccttataaaaagaaaatctaatGACTATTACATGCCAATATATGGTAATATCAGCTGAACAACTCGGTCCTTATTGTTTTTGCTACCTGTCATTGTCATTTGTTGTTCCTCTTCATTGGGTACACTTAGCTAGTAATGCTTTGAATATTCATTTACTTTACCTTTTtgcattttaaagtttattCCCACACCGGTGTTATCTTCGAAGCCCATTCCCTCCTGGAGAAAGTTTTAGTTCTAAAATATACTGTCTTTTAGTAAAACTTAATGGAGATGATGAAACTGACTTCAGCAGCTCTGGTTGGGGACCAATATACCCCAGAACTAGTCAAAATGGGTTAGTTTTACTCTCTGTTACGTTTTTTGGCTTAGAAACGCCCTCCAGCTAGCAAAATAGATCAAAAGTACCCTTCTTTCTAACGGTCGCTCCAAAACAAGAAAAACGGTCTAATTTTTACCCTATAACTATGCAAAATAAGACATTTTTTTCACTCCATCTAAAGTTCTGGACAAGTGCTCTTAATTGTGAAGACTTGAGCTAAATTGGGccattttttcttgttttggaGCGACAGTAAGAAAAAAGGATATTGTTTGAGCTATTTTGCTAGTAAGAGGACATTTTTGAGCCAAAAACATAACGGACCCATTTTGAATAGTTTAGAGatatatttgacccttttccctgaACAATATAAAACATTAGAAGTGTCAGTTCACAAGCAAAACATACTAGTACCAAAttgcaaattattgaaaaataatcctaCAGTGTATGCATTTGGTCCTAATCTTATGTATGAGTCCATTGAGTCATACCTAACTTCATACGAATATGCTTAAATGGTCTGGAATGAGAAAAGTGCAGTTCATGTTAACCGAGGAATTTGGTTTTCTGGTCCTTATCTTATGGAGAAGACATCAACAGTTCTTGCCTTAGGAATCTAAGATATAATTTAAATGGAACTTGCTCAAGTGGTCCATACCTTATGTAGTGGAAATATTGCACTTTCTGAGGAAAAAAATAGAGATTTACTAT comes from Solanum pennellii chromosome 1, SPENNV200 and encodes:
- the LOC107008237 gene encoding pentatricopeptide repeat-containing protein At2g06000-like isoform X3, producing the protein MPLWVQRASNIFLIARFHGLTSSKSIPSYGPGPGPEAVWFTKVVCLLCFHHSQSLDVFGSDYFRQNLDPHIAFTVIHHINTNLNNPRLAFRFLQCTRINLNLVHCIGSFNLLLRSLSQMGFHDSAMLVFKYMKADGYLLENSILESVVLALANAGKFEIAKEILISQAELGREEGSIVRPFVHNSLLSLLMKRSRVDEAVDFFKHHILRSDRLFPDTCTFNTVIRGLCRVGGVDKAFEFFNDMGSFGCSPDTVTYNTLINGLCAVGQVNRAQGLLGNLQLQDGLSPDVVTYTSLISGYCKLGRMDEAINLMDEMISYGISPNLVTFNILINGFGKIGDMFSAIKMYGKMCAVGYPPDVVTFTSLVDGYCRTGEVDQGLKLWDDMNSRNLSPNLYTYSVLISALSKENRLNEARELLRQLKSRDDIVPQPFLYNPVLDGFCKAGNLSEANVIAAEMESKGCCHDKITFTILILGHCMKGRMLEALAIFDKMLSLGCVPDDITDLRRLLQHI
- the LOC107008237 gene encoding pentatricopeptide repeat-containing protein At2g06000-like isoform X2, which produces MPLWVQRASNIFLIARFHGLTSSKSIPSYGPGPGPEAVWFTKVVCLLCFHHSQSLDVFGSDYFRQNLDPHIAFTVIHHINTNLNNPRLAFRFLQCTRINLNLVHCIGSFNLLLRSLSQMGFHDSAMLVFKYMKADGYLLENSILESVVLALANAGKFEIAKEILISQAELGREEGSIVRPFVHNSLLSLLMKRSRVDEAVDFFKHHILRSDRLFPDTCTFNTVIRGLCRVGGVDKAFEFFNDMGSFGCSPDTVTYNTLINGLCAVGQVNRAQGLLGNLQLQDGLSPDVVTYTSLISGYCKLGRMDEAINLMDEMISYGISPNLVTFNILINGFGKIGDMFSAIKMYGKMCAVGYPPDVVTFTSLVDGYCRTGEVDQGLKLWDDMNSRNLSPNLYTYSVLISALSKENRLNEARELLRQLKSRDDIVPQPFLYNPVLDGFCKAGNLSEANVIAAEMESKGCCHDKITFTILILGHCMKGRMLEALAIFDKMLSLGCVPDDITVSCLTSCLLKAGMVKEAYKDLRRLLQHI
- the LOC107008237 gene encoding pentatricopeptide repeat-containing protein At2g06000-like isoform X1 is translated as MPLWVQRASNIFLIARFHGLTSSKSIPSYGPGPGPEAVWFTKVVCLLCFHHSQSLDVFGSDYFRQNLDPHIAFTVIHHINTNLNNPRLAFRFLQCTRINLNLVHCIGSFNLLLRSLSQMGFHDSAMLVFKYMKADGYLLENSILESVVLALANAGKFEIAKEILISQAELGREEGSIVRPFVHNSLLSLLMKRSRVDEAVDFFKHHILRSDRLFPDTCTFNTVIRGLCRVGGVDKAFEFFNDMGSFGCSPDTVTYNTLINGLCAVGQVNRAQGLLGNLQLQDGLSPDVVTYTSLISGYCKLGRMDEAINLMDEMISYGISPNLVTFNILINGFGKIGDMFSAIKMYGKMCAVGYPPDVVTFTSLVDGYCRTGEVDQGLKLWDDMNSRNLSPNLYTYSVLISALSKENRLNEARELLRQLKSRDDIVPQPFLYNPVLDGFCKAGNLSEANVIAAEMESKGCCHDKITFTILILGHCMKGRMLEALAIFDKMLSLGCVPDDITVSCLTSCLLKAGMVKEAYKVRLIPSKDLNPDLSPSKQFVPFRTSLDIPVAV